In Haloarcula limicola, the genomic stretch GGTCGCGGAGCGCTTCTAGGTAGTCGCCGGTCGTGCCGTAGTGCTCCAGCGCCAACGGGATGCCGGCCGCGAGACTCTCCTCGACGCCGGACTCGGTCAGCGAAGCACGGAGGTCGTCGCCCGCGAGATCCGACTGCTTCGCGCTGGCCATGTGCCCGATGCGCTCGACGGTCTGTTCGGCGGCCTGGACGACCCAGCGGTCGCGGGTGCCGGCGTCCACCTCGCTGATGGATTCGGGGCGGATCGAGGTGAACACGCGGTCGCCGTCTTCGGGTTCGAAGGTGCGCGCCTTGCCGGTGATGGCGACGAACAGCGGCGGCGTCGTGCTCTCTAGGAACGCCAGCGCGTCGGGCTGGTACTGCCCGGCGTAGACGACGAACGGCCCCGTCGGGTCCACGATACGGGCGCGGAGCACCTCCTCGTTGACCTGCTCGATCTCGGTGAGGACGCCGACGGCGAACAGGCGGTTGACGCGCGCCCCCGTGGGCGTGACGACGTAGTTCGGGGCGCGCTCTTCGTCGGACTCAGAGTACGAGAAGTCCGCGTCGTCGAACTCCGCGGCGAACAGGCGGTGGGCGACCTCGCGCCGCCCCGGCCCGCCGTCGTCGGACTCGCTCATGCGTCGACCCCCTTCAGGAAGTTACTCGCACGCGCCGCGGGGTCGTCGTCGGCCTCCGCGAACTCGGTGGCGTTGAGGTTCGCGCCGTACTCGTCGACCGACAGCGAGCCGCGGACGACGTACTCGTGGCCGACGACGCGCTCGGCGATGCGGTCGGCGACGACCTCCTTGTCCATCGCGTCGCGGGCGTGTTCGCGGGCGTCCTCTAAGTCGCCGCCGTACACACGCTCGGTGAGTTCGTCGTCGAGGATGACCGTGACCGTGGCGGTGCCGTCGTCCAAGATGGCCTTCGTCCGCAGGTCGTCCTCGCCCTCGACCGCGCCGTGGGTGCGACACTGGCCGTTCTGGACGACGCGGCCGCAGTCGGGACAGCGCTCGATGAGGCCGGAGCCGTCCCGGATCTCGATGACGTTGCCGACCAGTTCCACGTCGAACTGGCCGCCGCTCTCGACGGCCTCGCGGATCCGCATCCGCGGGGCGTCCTCGGTGACGCTGACGGGTTCGGAGAGCGGCGTGACCGTCGAGAACTCCGAGACGTTGACCGAGGGCGCACCGCGGAACTCGCGGACGAACGTCTCCTCGATGCGGACGGACGCCCCCTCCTCGATGGTGTCGTGGGGCTCCCAGTCAGTGAAGGGGAGCCGCCCGCTCTCGTCGCCGAGCACGCCGCTCAGGATGGTCGTCTCGCCGTCCCGGCCGTCGATGACCTTCTCCTCGCACTCTATGACCCGCACCTCGACAGTGATGCCGCGGTCGCCGGGTTCGAGGTCGGCGAGGGCGGACTCCCCGCCCACGTCGGCGTCGACGTCGAGCGTCTCGTCGACCACCTCGGCGTCGGTGCTCTGGCCGAGGTTGAGTTCGGGGCGGCCGTCCCACTCGCGGACGCCGGCGTTCCCGAACCGGACGGTCTGGCCGGGTTCGAGGTCGCCTTCGAAGCCGTCCCACGCGGTGTAGGAGATGGTGCCGGACTCGTCTGCGAGCTGGCCCTCCCGGATGACGTGTTGCTCGCCGTTGTACTGGATGGACCGGCGACCGGACGTGAGGACGACGGCGGTGACCGTCACGTTCGAGTCGTCGGTGGTGACCTCGCCGATGGCCTTACTCGACGGCGTGCCGCCGCTGCCGCCGGAGTCGCCGCCGTACTTCCGCCGGAGGCTCTGCTTGGCCTCGTCCATCGGGACGGAGTACTCCACGAGGTTCTCTAAGTCGCGTCTGACCTCCTCTTTGTCTACGTCGAGGTCGGAGGCGAGTTCCTCGACATGATCTTCGAGAGACATCGACGGGAAGTTCGGCGGCGGCGTTCAAAAGGGTTTGTGGGCCGGCGCGCGCTCCCATGGAACTGTCTCGCTCCCGGAACCGAAACCCGTTTTCGTCACAGTCGCCTGCCGGCGACTATGCACGTACTCGTCAACGCCGCGATGAGCGCGGACGGAAAGCTCTCCTCCCGGCGTCGAGAGCAACTGGCGGTCTCCGGTCCGGACGACTTCGATCGGGTCGACGAATTGCGGGCCGAGAGCGACGCCGTCATGGTCGGCGTCGGGACCGTCCTCGCCGACGACCCGTCGCTGACCGTCAAGGACGCCGACCGCCGGGCGGCCCGCGTCGAACGCGGCGACTCCGAGAACCCCGCCCGCGTCGTCGCCGACTCGCGGATCCGGACGCCGCCGGACGCGAAGGTGCTCGACGGGAGCGCGGAGACGTATCTGCTGGTCAGCGAGGCCGCGCCGACGGACTTCGTCGAGGAGATGGAAGACGCCGGCGCGTACGTCGTCGCCGCCGGCGAGGACCGCGTCGACGTGACGACGGCGCTGGCGAAGTTGGAGGGCGACGGTATCGACCGTCTCCTGGTCGAGGGCGGCGGCGAACTCATCTTCAGCCTCTTCGAGGCGGGGCTGGTCGACGAGCTCTCCGTCTTCGTCGGGCCGAAGGTGATCGGCGGCCGCGACGCGCCGACGCTCGTCGACGGCGACGGCTTCGTCGAGGAGTTCCCGGAACTCGAACTCACCGATGTCGAGCGCGTCGACGGCGGCGTCCTGTTGACCTGGGACGTCTAACGTCGGAAAATTAGTGGTCGTGGCCGGTCAGCTCGCCGAAGCTGGAGCCGAAGCGCTCCTCGAAGAGGTCGAGGGTCGCCGACTCCAGTTCGGCGATCTCCTCGTCCGGCTCGCCCTCGCTGTGGTGGACCGCGGCGTGGATGCGCTGGGCCAGGCCGAACATCGCGATGTCGCCGACGACCTGCGGGTCCGACTCGTCGGGTTGCTCGCGGAGGATGTCCAAGAGGTCGCTCGGGACCGTCAGTTCGTCGGTCGCGTCGTCGCCTTCGATAGTCAGCGTGACAGTGTCGGGTGCCATAGGCACCCTTCGAGAGTCCGTCCTAAAGGGCTGTGGATGCCCGGACGAGTGACTGTCGAGAACGGTTTCGCGCTCAGTCGTCCGCCTCGGCCTGCGCCTCGGACTCCGCGGTCGGCTGGGCGTCCGCGAGGTCTTCGAGGTAGCCGTCGGCGTCGATCGCGGCCTTACAGCCCATCCCGGCGGCGGTGACCGCCTGCTGGTAGTGGTAATCGACGACGTCGCCGGCCCCGAACAGCCCGGGAACGCCGGTCGCGGTCTGGTTGCCGCCCTTGCCGCCCTGGGTCTGGATGTAACCGGTTTCGTCGAGTTCGACGCCGGTGTCGGCGAGATACCCCGTGTTCGGGGTGTGGCCGATGGCGACGAACACCGCGCCGACGTCCATCTCGACTCGCTCCGTCCCGGGGTCGTCTAAGTTCTCCGAGGGATAGCCGGCGTCGTTCCGCGCGAGAGTGACGCGGTCGACGCCCGCCTCGGCCGAGCCGTGAATCTCCAGGAGCTCGGTGTTGCGCAGGATCTCGATCTCGCCCTCGTCGACCTTCTCCTGGACCTTCTCGATCCAGTAGTCCTCGGCGCGGAACTCCTCGCGGCGGTGGGCCAGATAGACGGTGTCGGCGAACTTCGTGAGGAAGTGGGCCTCCTCGCAGGCGGCGTCGCCGCCGCCGACGACGAGCATGTCCTCGCCGCGGAAGAACGCGCCGTCGCAGGTCGCACACGTCGAGACGCCGTAGCCCATCAGGTCGTCCTCGCCGGGGATGCCCAGGGTGCGGGCGCTGGCACCCGAGGCGGCGATGAAGGCGTCACAGGTGAGGATGTCGCCGTTCGACAACTCGACGCGGAAGGGCCGCTCGCCGTCGTCGACGCGCTCGACGATGCCGTGGCGCAGCTCGGCACCGAACTGCTCGGCCTGCTCCTTCATCTCGTTGATGAGGTCCGGGCCGGAGATGCCCTCGGGGAAGCCGGGGTAGTTCTCGACCTCGCTGGTGAGAGTCAGTTGGCCGCCCGGTTCGTCCCCTTCGAGGACCAGAGGATCGTTGTTGCTGCGGCCCGCGTAGATGGCCGCCGTCAGCCCGGCGATGCCGGTGCCGGCGACGACGAGTCGGTGGTGTTCCTCGTTGTCTGTCATTACCGGGATTACTCTACACCGGCCTATACACCTTGCGCTGTCGTAGCGGGCACGCACAGCCACCCGACACGGTTATCCGCCCACCGTCGCTGGCTCCGATATGGCCGCCGACATCGAGGAGAAGACGGACCGCTACGAGGGACTGCTCGCCGACGCGCTCGACGCCGCCGCGATCGCGCCGCCGGAGGGGACGCCGATGCACGACGCCGCCCTCGACTGCGAGGAGATGGCGTCGGCGTACCTGGAGGACGGGAGACACTTCCGGGACGACGACGACCTCGTCAACGCGCTGGCGTCGTTCTCCTACGGGCACGCGTGGCTGGACGCGGGCGCGCGCATCGGCCTGTTCGACGTGCCTACCGAGGGGCATCTATTCACCGTCTGAATCCCCGCGGCGAGGCCGATGCCCAAACTAGTAGGCGGTGGGCTTACGTAGCGGCCCCGAGTTGGACACGACGATGGAGGCCGTCTTGTGGTACGTCTTGACGAGTACGCGGGGCGGAGCGAACCGAATCCGCATCCTGCGTACCATCGACGAACGGCCTCGGAACGCGAACAAACTCGCGGAGGAACTGGACCTCGACTACAAGACGGTCCGTCACCACCTGGACGTCTTAGAGGAAAACGACATCGTCACCGACAGCGGCGACGACTACGGCGCGGTGTACCTGCCGACCGATCGGGTCCGGAACTACTGGGACACCGTCGAACAAATCATGGAGGCAGCGGACTGAGTATGGCCGAAATTGGGAAAGAGTATATGAACTGTAACCTGAAATGGAAGAGCGATGGTTAGTTGGATTGACGCCGCCCGGGTCGCGGTCAGCGTCAACATGCTGCTCCTAGCGGTGCTCATCTACGTCTGGGGCCGCAACCTCTATCAGATCCGGTCGAAGCACACGTTCGGTCTTCTCTTCTTCGCCCTCCTGCTGTTCGCCGAGAACGCCTTCGCGCTCTACTTCTACCTGCTGGACCCGCTCCTCTCGGGGTGGTTCAGCAACGCGGTCCCCGACCCGGCGTGGCAGGCGATGGTCGTCCTCCACGTCCTCGAAACGGTGGGGTTGGCGGTGCTGGCGTGGATAACGTGGGACTGAAACTGCGGGTCGTCGCTCGGGATCGACGTTTCTCTTCGGGTGCGGAGCGGCGACGACGCGAGCGTCGAACGAGTCGAAGCGATCACCCGACCGACCCCCGCGCCAGGCGTCTCCATTTGCGGCAGAATTAAGTAGTTTACCGAAACGGCTTGTTCCTTGGTATCACCGTTCTGTCGGGCGGTTTTGGGTCGAAATTGGCGAAACATTTAAATAGTTGTCGAACTAACTATGGGTAACAGAGAGTCAGTAACAGCACTTCAAGATTATGCACCCGGCAGCCCGGGACACACCACCATGAGCGAATCACCAGCACACAACGGCGTTCGGGAACGGACACAGGACGAACAGGAACTCGGCGAGGAGACGACGGAACGGCAGGACGTCTGTCCGGAGTGTGGCGGTGACGTACGCACGGACAGCGAGCACGGCGAGACGGTCTGTCGGGACTGCGGTCTCGTCATCGAAGAGGACAGCATCGACCGCGGTCCCGAGTGGCGGGCGTTCGACTCCGCGGAGCGCGACCAGAAGTCCCGCGTGGGCGCGCCGACGACGAACATGATGCACGACAAGGGGCTCTCGACCAACATCGGCTGGCAGAACAAGGACGCCTACGGGCGCTCGCTCTCCAGCGAGCAGCGCCAGAAGATGCAGCGCCTACGCACTTGGAACGAGCGGTTCCGCACCCGCGACTCCAAGGAGCGCAACCTCAAGCAGGCGCTGGGCGAGATCGACCGCATGGCCTCGGCGCTGGGTCTGCCCCAGAACGTCCGCGAGACGGCCAGCGTCATCTACCGCCGCGCGCTGGACGAGAACCTGCTCCCCGGCCGCTCCATCGAGGGCGTCGCGACCTCGGCGCTGTACGCGGCGGCCCGGATGGCCGGCAGCCCGCGTTCGCTCGACGAGATGGCGGTCGTCTCCCGCGTCGAGAAGATGGAACTCACTCGGACGTACCGCTACGTCGTCCGCGAGCTGAATCTCGAAGTCCAGCCCGCAGACCCCGAGCAGTACCTCCCGCGGTTCGTCTCGGACCTCGACCTCTCCGAGGAGACGGAGCGACGGGCCCGCGAACTCATCGTCCGGGCGCGCGACGCCGGCCTGCTCTCCGGGAAGTCGCCGGTCGGACTGGCCGCGGCCGCGGTGTACGCCGGCGCGCTGCTGACCAACGAGAAGGTGACCCAGAGTGAGGTCGGCAACGTCGCCAACGTTTCGGAAGTCACCATCCGAAACCGGTACAAAGAGCTGCTCGAAGCCGAGGACGTTCCGGCCTGAATCCGACTCGCTCCGATTCAGAGGCAGAGGAGTGGGGAGACACCAATCTTTTTGCCTCCTCTTCATGTGTGTGATTAGCACACATGGAAGAAGCGTACGTTCGGTTGCTCTGTCCGGAATGCACGAAAGGCTGGGAGTCGACGCCGAGCGAGTTACCGACACACGACTCGCTGTTTCACTGTCCGAACTGTCACGCGAGCCGACGGCTCGCGGAGTTCACCCGAACCGACCGCGACTTACAGACGCTGAAGGATCTCCAGTAACCGGCGCTGCGGCGACGCCTCACTCGTCGCCCGTCGCAGAGCGCGCCCCACAAGCCTCACAGCGGAGGAGCGTCGCGCCGCCCTCCTCTTCCAGCCGCGTGTCGGGCAAGCCACACTCCGGACAGCGGACGAACTGCTCGGCGTACTCGTCCGTGGCGTTCCCGAGCCTGTCGGCGTCGAACGACCCCGTGAGCCGCGCCCGTCCGCTCTCGTCGATGTGCGCGCTGGTCCCGACCTCGCGCTGGAGGAACTGGAGGACGTGGTCCGGGTCCCGTCCCAGCGCGTCGCACAGTGACTGGAAGTTCTCGACGACGGTCTCGTTTCCCTCCTCTCGGACCGCCGGGTCGGGTACGTCGAGGCGGTCGGCCGGCTCGTCGATCGTCGGCGTCTCGCTCGCCGCCCGGTCGAGCATGTCGTCGTACTCCATGTCCGTTAGTGCACCACCCACCGACAAAAATCTTTCAGTCCCGGTTTTCGGCGGTTTAGATGCCCCCTAACACTCGAAATCATCGCTGATATCCCGAGCGGCAGATTTATAACTATTCTTTATCTGTGTGTTAACCTTCGTCAGAGTACTACTATAACCCTCCAGTCTCTAGCTTCGCGTGACCATGAAAAAGCAGGAGCTCATCCACCTTCACGGCCTGCTTGCACAGGTACAAGACCACTACGAAGCCGACACGGGCTCGGAAGTGGAACACGACGAGTACGCCGAACTCGGCGTGAAGCCGACCTCGATTCACAAGTCGAAGACCGACCACAAAGAGGCCGTCTTCGCGATCGTCGACGGCATCACCTCGGAGATGACCGCCGAAGAGAAAGAACCCGTTTCTGCCGCCGCTGACTGATCCGCTCCGCTCGATTCGAGCGGAATGCTGCCGAAAACTGAGCCGTGAGCGCGGACTGCGGGTCGTCGGGACTACTCGTCGATGAGGTCTTCGAACTCCGGGAGGACTTCGTCGTCGCTCGTCTCGGTACCGCTCTCGTCTCTCTCGTCGCTCTCCGCCTCCACCTCCTCGTCGTCTTCGTCCTCCTCCGCTATCTCCTCGATTTCGAGGACGTCGAGCGGGATGTTCTCCAGTCGCTGCCCGATCTCCTTGCGGGCGATTCGGGCGGCGTGCTCGTCGCGTTCGACGTTGAAGACCATCATCTCCAGTTCGAGCGCGACGAGGCTCTCGTCGGCGGCGAGAAACGCGGGGTCCAGGTCCTCCCCGCAGTGCGGGCAGTGGCGTTCGCCCATGTTGATTTCGACGTAGTTGAGGTCGGGATTGAGCATCTCGCCGGTCTTCGAGATGGCGATGCGGACGGCCTCGTCGGACGTCCCTACGTCGTAGACGGGTACGGCGGCCTCGACGACAACTCTGCAGTCCATGAAAGAGTGTTTGTGAGCCTATATAATGAAGGTTAGCCCGGGAGTCAATCGGACTCGAATCCGGTCGCGTCCTCGCCGACGGCGAGGCGGTCGGTCGGGACGGCGGTCTCCCCGTGGATCCACGACCTGACCGTGGCGAGCGAGAGCGACTCGCTGCCGAGTATCGCGAACCCGGCGAAGACGGTCAGGAACCCGACGACCGCCAGTTCCGAGACGGTCTCGCCGAGCAGCGCCCAGCCGCCGAGCGTCGAGACGACGGGGACGACGTAGAAGACGAGGTTCGCGTGGGTCGCCCCGGCGGTGTCGATCAGGCCGAAGTAGGCCACGTAGGCGACCGCCCCCGCGAACACGCCGACGTAGACGAGTGCGAGCAGCGCCCCGGCGGTCCAGTCGACGGCCGCGAGCGATTCGCCGGCCGACAGGCTGAGCGCGTGACAGAGCGCCGCGGCGAAGGGGAGTCCCCACGCCGTCCGGACCGTGCTCTCGAGGGCGGCGTCGCTCCAGCGGACGAGGACGCTCCCGAGCGCCCCGCTGATCGCGCCGCCGAACAGCAGGAGCTTGCCACCGCCGCCGCTCAGCAGCGTCGCCGGGTCGGGAGTCACGACCAGTCCGACGCCGAGCAGCCCGACGAGGAGGCCGGTCGCACCGCGGGCCGAGAGGCGTTCGTCCGAGAGCAGGAGCGCCGCGAACACCGGCGTCAGGATGGGATTGAGGCTGAAGACGATCGCTCCGACGGCGCTGGTGGCGTCCTGCTGACCGAGGAACAGGAGCGCGTTCGTCAGGCCGAGCGCGAGCAGTCCGGTCGAGAGAATCCCCAGGAGGTCGCCGCGAGTCCGCGGGAGCAGTTCGCTCCGCGAGCGAGTGAGGGCGACGTAGCCCAGCAGCGCCACGGCGGCGACGTCGAACCGCAGCGCGATGAACAGGAGCGGCGGGAAGTAGGCGAGCCCCGCCTTCGCCGCAACGAACACGCCGCCGAACAGCACGCTCGCGGCGACGCCGAAGGCGAGCATCCGTCGTGACACCATAGTTATACTACCTCCCGGCCGCCGTCGACGGCGGCCATCGAGATACGTCGAAAAACTGCAGATAGTAGTTCGCTCATCACGTTCTTCCGTAGGAGACGGCGGCTTATAGTCTCGTTCAGAAAATTTTACACGACGGGAAATTGTCGGCGACCCGTGATCGGATTTCACGGGGTGAAAATATTTCACGACGCGTAAGGGGTATGTGGGAGGACGCGGTAGCGCTCGGTATGGACGCCACGCTCGACGAGATAGAGTTCCTCGCGCTCTCGTCGAACCGTATCGCGGTGCTGGAACGCCTCGCCGCGGAGAAACACACCCGCTCGGAACTCGCGGAGGCGACGGGCGCGTCACAGGCCACGCTCGGCCGCATCCTCGGTGACTTCGAGGACAGAAAGTGGGTGCGCCGCGAGGGCGGCGGGTACGTCGCCACCGCGACCGGCACGCTCGTCGCCGAGGGGTTTCGTGACCTCGTGGACGTCCTCGACACCGAGCGCGAACTCCGCGACATCGCCGAGTACCTGCCGACGGACGCGATGGACTTCGACCTCCGTCACCTCGCCGGCGCGACTATCACTCGACCCACCCAGACGCGGCCGAACGCGCCGCTTCAGCACCTGCTGACGCTGATGGACGGGGCCGACGAGGTCACGGCGTTCTCCCACACCCTGAACGATCAGAGCCTCCGCGTCGCGGCCGACCGCACGGGCGACCAGCGGTTCCGGGCGGTCCTCCCGCAGAGCGCAATCGACGCGCTCGTCGGCGACGAGGCGCTACGCGACCGTCTCCGCGACCTCGTGGCTGCCGAAACCGCGTCCGTCCGCGTCTACGACGGCGAGATACCGCTGGCCGTGACTATCGTCGACGACGTGGTGAACCTCCTCGTCCGCGACCGGCGCGGCGTGCTGCGGGCCGCAGTCGACAGCGAACACCCGGCGGTTCGCGCCTGGGCCGAGACGCAGTTCGAACGGTATCACGCCGACTCGACGCCGCTCTCGGCGGGTTCGCTCTCGCCGTAGCTCACCGGACGCGCCAGACCTCGTCGCCCGGGAGGAACCGGCCGAGCTCGGCCTCCTGTCGGTAGTCGGTCTGCAGGAGCGCTTTCAGCGCCGCGACCAGTCGCTCCTCGTCGGTATCGACCCAGTCGGCGGGGTCCTTGATGGGATAGACGAGCCAGCCGCTGCCTCTGACCTCCGTCCCGTGCAGTTCGTCCATCTCCACCTCGTCGGCCCGTCGCGGGGTCATGTTGGCGAAGACGTACTTCGTCGCGCGTTCGCCGACCGGCAACAGGACGTGAGAGGTGATCGCCCTGACCTCGGTATCGAACATC encodes the following:
- a CDS encoding DUF555 domain-containing protein, encoding MDCRVVVEAAVPVYDVGTSDEAVRIAISKTGEMLNPDLNYVEINMGERHCPHCGEDLDPAFLAADESLVALELEMMVFNVERDEHAARIARKEIGQRLENIPLDVLEIEEIAEEDEDDEEVEAESDERDESGTETSDDEVLPEFEDLIDE
- a CDS encoding NAD(P)/FAD-dependent oxidoreductase, which gives rise to MTDNEEHHRLVVAGTGIAGLTAAIYAGRSNNDPLVLEGDEPGGQLTLTSEVENYPGFPEGISGPDLINEMKEQAEQFGAELRHGIVERVDDGERPFRVELSNGDILTCDAFIAASGASARTLGIPGEDDLMGYGVSTCATCDGAFFRGEDMLVVGGGDAACEEAHFLTKFADTVYLAHRREEFRAEDYWIEKVQEKVDEGEIEILRNTELLEIHGSAEAGVDRVTLARNDAGYPSENLDDPGTERVEMDVGAVFVAIGHTPNTGYLADTGVELDETGYIQTQGGKGGNQTATGVPGLFGAGDVVDYHYQQAVTAAGMGCKAAIDADGYLEDLADAQPTAESEAQAEADD
- a CDS encoding translation initiation factor IF-2 subunit beta, whose translation is MEYDDMLDRAASETPTIDEPADRLDVPDPAVREEGNETVVENFQSLCDALGRDPDHVLQFLQREVGTSAHIDESGRARLTGSFDADRLGNATDEYAEQFVRCPECGLPDTRLEEEGGATLLRCEACGARSATGDE
- a CDS encoding ArsR/SmtB family transcription factor, which gives rise to MEAVLWYVLTSTRGGANRIRILRTIDERPRNANKLAEELDLDYKTVRHHLDVLEENDIVTDSGDDYGAVYLPTDRVRNYWDTVEQIMEAAD
- a CDS encoding transcription initiation factor IIB — encoded protein: MSESPAHNGVRERTQDEQELGEETTERQDVCPECGGDVRTDSEHGETVCRDCGLVIEEDSIDRGPEWRAFDSAERDQKSRVGAPTTNMMHDKGLSTNIGWQNKDAYGRSLSSEQRQKMQRLRTWNERFRTRDSKERNLKQALGEIDRMASALGLPQNVRETASVIYRRALDENLLPGRSIEGVATSALYAAARMAGSPRSLDEMAVVSRVEKMELTRTYRYVVRELNLEVQPADPEQYLPRFVSDLDLSEETERRARELIVRARDAGLLSGKSPVGLAAAAVYAGALLTNEKVTQSEVGNVANVSEVTIRNRYKELLEAEDVPA
- a CDS encoding helix-turn-helix transcriptional regulator codes for the protein MDATLDEIEFLALSSNRIAVLERLAAEKHTRSELAEATGASQATLGRILGDFEDRKWVRREGGGYVATATGTLVAEGFRDLVDVLDTERELRDIAEYLPTDAMDFDLRHLAGATITRPTQTRPNAPLQHLLTLMDGADEVTAFSHTLNDQSLRVAADRTGDQRFRAVLPQSAIDALVGDEALRDRLRDLVAAETASVRVYDGEIPLAVTIVDDVVNLLVRDRRGVLRAAVDSEHPAVRAWAETQFERYHADSTPLSAGSLSP
- a CDS encoding DUF357 domain-containing protein, with amino-acid sequence MAADIEEKTDRYEGLLADALDAAAIAPPEGTPMHDAALDCEEMASAYLEDGRHFRDDDDLVNALASFSYGHAWLDAGARIGLFDVPTEGHLFTV
- a CDS encoding 2,5-diamino-6-(ribosylamino)-4(3H)-pyrimidinone 5'-phosphate reductase, with protein sequence MHVLVNAAMSADGKLSSRRREQLAVSGPDDFDRVDELRAESDAVMVGVGTVLADDPSLTVKDADRRAARVERGDSENPARVVADSRIRTPPDAKVLDGSAETYLLVSEAAPTDFVEEMEDAGAYVVAAGEDRVDVTTALAKLEGDGIDRLLVEGGGELIFSLFEAGLVDELSVFVGPKVIGGRDAPTLVDGDGFVEEFPELELTDVERVDGGVLLTWDV
- a CDS encoding UPF0058 family protein — encoded protein: MKKQELIHLHGLLAQVQDHYEADTGSEVEHDEYAELGVKPTSIHKSKTDHKEAVFAIVDGITSEMTAEEKEPVSAAAD
- a CDS encoding DUF7545 family protein, whose product is MAPDTVTLTIEGDDATDELTVPSDLLDILREQPDESDPQVVGDIAMFGLAQRIHAAVHHSEGEPDEEIAELESATLDLFEERFGSSFGELTGHDH
- a CDS encoding DMT family transporter, with the protein product MVSRRMLAFGVAASVLFGGVFVAAKAGLAYFPPLLFIALRFDVAAVALLGYVALTRSRSELLPRTRGDLLGILSTGLLALGLTNALLFLGQQDATSAVGAIVFSLNPILTPVFAALLLSDERLSARGATGLLVGLLGVGLVVTPDPATLLSGGGGKLLLFGGAISGALGSVLVRWSDAALESTVRTAWGLPFAAALCHALSLSAGESLAAVDWTAGALLALVYVGVFAGAVAYVAYFGLIDTAGATHANLVFYVVPVVSTLGGWALLGETVSELAVVGFLTVFAGFAILGSESLSLATVRSWIHGETAVPTDRLAVGEDATGFESD
- a CDS encoding Single-stranded DNA binding protein, with protein sequence MSLEDHVEELASDLDVDKEEVRRDLENLVEYSVPMDEAKQSLRRKYGGDSGGSGGTPSSKAIGEVTTDDSNVTVTAVVLTSGRRSIQYNGEQHVIREGQLADESGTISYTAWDGFEGDLEPGQTVRFGNAGVREWDGRPELNLGQSTDAEVVDETLDVDADVGGESALADLEPGDRGITVEVRVIECEEKVIDGRDGETTILSGVLGDESGRLPFTDWEPHDTIEEGASVRIEETFVREFRGAPSVNVSEFSTVTPLSEPVSVTEDAPRMRIREAVESGGQFDVELVGNVIEIRDGSGLIERCPDCGRVVQNGQCRTHGAVEGEDDLRTKAILDDGTATVTVILDDELTERVYGGDLEDAREHARDAMDKEVVADRIAERVVGHEYVVRGSLSVDEYGANLNATEFAEADDDPAARASNFLKGVDA